A genomic stretch from Streptomyces venezuelae ATCC 10712 includes:
- a CDS encoding DNA-directed RNA polymerase subunit beta' encodes MLDVNFFDELRIGLATADDIRQWSHGEVKKPETINYRTLKPEKDGLFCEKIFGPTRDWECYCGKYKRVRFKGIICERCGVEVTRAKVRRERMGHIELAAPVTHIWYFKGVPSRLGYLLDLAPKDLEKVIYFAAYMITYVDDERRTRDLPSLEAHVSVERQQIENRRDSDLEARAKKLENDLGELEAEGAKADVRRKVREGAEREMKQLRDRAQREIDRLDEVWSRFKNLKVQDLEGDELLYRELRDRFGTYFDGSMGAAALQKRLESFDLEEEAERLREIIRTGKGQKKTRALKRLKVVSAFLQTANSPKGMVLDCVPVIPPDLRPMVQLDGGRFATSDLNDLYRRVINRNNRLKRLLDLGAPEIIVNNEKRMLQEAVDALFDNGRRGRPVTGPGNRPLKSLSDMLKGKQGRFRQNLLGKRVDYSARSVIVVGPQLKLHQCGLPKAMALELFKPFVMKRLVDLNHAQNIKSAKRMVERGRTVVYDVLEEVIAEHPVLLNRAPTLHRLGIQAFEPQLVEGKAIQIHPLVCTAFNADFDGDQMAVHLPLSAEAQAEARILMLSSNNILKPADGRPVTMPTQDMVLGLFFLTTDGELRDTKGEGRAFGSTAEAIMAFDAGELALQSQIDIRFPVGTVAPRGWVPPVTEEGEPEWQQGDSFRLRTSLGRALFNELLPEDYPFVDYSVGKKQLSEIVNDLAERYPKVIVAATLDNLKAAGFYWATRSGVTVAISDVVVPEAKKAIVKGYEEQDEKVQKQYERGLITKEERTQELIAIWTKATNEVAEAMNANFPKTNPIFMMVDSGARGNMMQMRQIAGMRGLVSNAKNETIPRPIKASFREGLTVLEYFISTHGARKGLADTALRTADSGYLTRRLVDVSQDVIIREEDCGTERGLKLRIAERGADGVLRKTDDVETSVYARMLAEDVVVDGKVIAPANVDLGDVLIDALVGAGVEEVKTRSVLTCESAVGTCAFCYGRSLATGKLVDIGEAVGIIAAQSIGEPGTQLTMRTFHTGGVAGDDITQGLPRVVELFEARQPKGVAPISEAAGRVRIEETEKTKKIVVTPDDGTDETAFPISKRARLLVGEGDHVEVGQKLTVGATNPHDVLRILGQRAVQVHLVAEVQKVYNSQGVSIHDKHIEIIIRQMLRRVTIIESGDAELLPGELVERSKFETENRRVVTEGGHPASGRPQLMGITKASLATESWLSAASFQETTRVLTDAAINAKSDSLIGLKENVIIGKLIPAGTGLSRYRNIRVEPTEEAKAAMYSAVGYDDIDYSPFGSGSGQAVPLEDYDYGPYNQ; translated from the coding sequence GTGCTCGACGTCAACTTCTTCGACGAGCTCCGGATCGGTCTGGCCACCGCTGACGACATCCGTCAGTGGAGCCACGGCGAGGTCAAGAAGCCGGAGACCATCAACTACCGCACGCTCAAGCCCGAGAAGGACGGACTCTTCTGCGAGAAGATCTTCGGTCCGACCCGGGACTGGGAGTGCTACTGCGGCAAGTACAAGCGTGTCCGCTTCAAGGGCATCATCTGTGAGCGGTGTGGCGTCGAGGTCACCCGCGCGAAGGTGCGCCGTGAGCGGATGGGCCACATCGAGCTCGCCGCTCCCGTCACCCACATCTGGTACTTCAAGGGCGTTCCGTCGCGCCTCGGCTACCTGCTCGACCTCGCCCCGAAGGACCTGGAGAAGGTCATCTACTTCGCGGCGTACATGATCACGTACGTCGACGACGAGCGTCGTACGCGTGACCTGCCCTCGCTGGAGGCGCACGTCTCCGTCGAGCGCCAGCAGATCGAGAACCGTCGCGACTCCGACCTGGAGGCCCGCGCCAAGAAGCTCGAGAACGACCTCGGCGAGCTGGAGGCCGAGGGCGCCAAGGCCGACGTGCGCCGCAAGGTGCGCGAGGGTGCCGAGCGCGAGATGAAGCAGCTGCGCGACCGCGCGCAGCGCGAGATCGACCGTCTGGACGAGGTCTGGTCGCGCTTCAAGAACCTCAAGGTCCAGGACCTGGAGGGCGACGAGCTCCTCTACCGCGAGCTGCGTGACCGCTTCGGCACGTACTTCGACGGTTCGATGGGTGCCGCGGCGCTGCAGAAGCGCCTGGAGTCCTTCGACCTGGAGGAGGAGGCCGAGCGCCTCCGCGAGATCATCCGCACCGGCAAGGGCCAGAAGAAGACCCGTGCGCTCAAGCGCCTCAAGGTCGTCTCCGCGTTCCTGCAGACCGCGAACAGCCCCAAGGGCATGGTTCTCGACTGCGTGCCGGTCATCCCGCCGGACCTGCGTCCGATGGTGCAGCTGGACGGTGGCCGCTTCGCGACCTCCGACCTGAACGACCTGTACCGCCGTGTGATCAACCGCAACAACCGTCTGAAGCGTCTGCTCGACCTCGGTGCCCCCGAGATCATCGTGAACAACGAGAAGCGGATGCTCCAGGAGGCGGTCGACGCCCTCTTCGACAACGGCCGCCGTGGTCGCCCGGTCACGGGCCCCGGCAACCGTCCGCTGAAGTCCCTCAGCGACATGCTGAAGGGTAAGCAGGGTCGTTTCCGTCAGAACCTGCTCGGCAAGCGTGTGGACTACTCCGCGCGTTCCGTCATCGTCGTCGGTCCGCAGCTGAAGCTGCACCAGTGCGGCCTGCCGAAGGCCATGGCGCTGGAGCTCTTCAAGCCGTTCGTGATGAAGCGCCTGGTCGACCTGAACCACGCGCAGAACATCAAGAGCGCCAAGCGGATGGTCGAGCGCGGCCGCACGGTCGTGTACGACGTCCTCGAAGAGGTCATCGCCGAGCACCCGGTTCTGCTGAACCGTGCGCCCACGCTGCACCGCCTCGGCATCCAGGCCTTCGAGCCGCAGCTGGTCGAGGGCAAGGCCATCCAGATCCACCCGCTCGTCTGCACCGCGTTCAACGCGGACTTCGACGGTGACCAGATGGCCGTGCACCTGCCGCTCTCCGCGGAGGCGCAGGCCGAGGCCCGCATCCTGATGCTGTCCTCGAACAACATCCTGAAGCCCGCCGACGGCCGTCCGGTCACGATGCCGACCCAGGACATGGTCCTCGGTCTGTTCTTCCTGACCACCGACGGTGAGCTCCGTGACACCAAGGGCGAGGGCCGCGCGTTCGGCTCCACGGCCGAGGCGATCATGGCGTTCGACGCCGGCGAGCTCGCGCTGCAGTCGCAGATCGACATCCGCTTCCCCGTCGGCACCGTCGCTCCCCGTGGCTGGGTTCCCCCGGTCACCGAGGAGGGCGAGCCGGAGTGGCAGCAGGGTGACTCGTTCCGCCTGCGGACGTCGCTGGGCCGCGCGCTCTTCAACGAGCTGCTGCCCGAGGACTACCCCTTCGTCGACTACTCCGTCGGCAAGAAGCAGCTCTCCGAGATCGTCAACGACCTCGCCGAGCGCTACCCCAAGGTCATCGTGGCGGCGACGCTCGACAACCTGAAGGCGGCGGGCTTCTACTGGGCGACCCGTTCCGGCGTCACCGTGGCCATCTCCGACGTCGTCGTGCCCGAGGCCAAGAAGGCCATCGTCAAGGGCTACGAGGAGCAGGACGAGAAGGTCCAGAAGCAGTACGAGCGCGGTCTCATCACGAAGGAAGAGCGCACTCAGGAGCTCATCGCGATCTGGACCAAGGCGACCAACGAGGTCGCCGAGGCGATGAACGCGAACTTCCCGAAGACGAACCCCATCTTCATGATGGTCGACTCGGGTGCCCGAGGAAACATGATGCAGATGCGTCAGATCGCGGGTATGCGTGGTCTGGTGTCGAACGCCAAGAACGAGACGATCCCGCGTCCCATCAAGGCGTCCTTCCGTGAGGGCCTCACCGTTCTGGAGTACTTCATCTCCACGCACGGTGCCCGTAAGGGTCTGGCTGACACCGCCCTGCGTACCGCCGACTCGGGTTACCTGACCCGTCGTCTGGTGGACGTCTCGCAGGACGTGATCATCCGCGAGGAGGACTGTGGCACCGAGCGCGGTCTGAAGCTGCGGATCGCCGAGCGCGGCGCCGACGGTGTGCTGCGCAAGACGGACGACGTCGAGACCTCCGTGTACGCGCGGATGCTCGCCGAGGACGTCGTCGTCGACGGCAAGGTCATCGCGCCGGCCAACGTCGACCTGGGTGACGTGCTCATCGACGCCCTCGTGGGCGCCGGTGTCGAGGAGGTCAAGACCCGCTCGGTCCTGACCTGTGAGTCCGCCGTCGGTACCTGTGCGTTCTGCTACGGCCGTTCGCTCGCCACCGGCAAGCTGGTCGACATCGGTGAGGCGGTCGGCATCATCGCCGCCCAGTCCATCGGTGAGCCCGGTACCCAGCTGACGATGCGTACCTTCCACACCGGTGGTGTGGCCGGTGACGACATCACCCAGGGTCTGCCGCGTGTCGTCGAGCTCTTCGAGGCGCGTCAGCCCAAGGGTGTCGCCCCGATCTCGGAGGCGGCCGGCCGCGTCCGCATCGAGGAGACCGAGAAGACCAAGAAGATCGTCGTCACCCCGGACGACGGCACCGACGAGACGGCGTTCCCGATCTCGAAGCGTGCCCGTCTGCTCGTGGGCGAGGGCGACCACGTCGAGGTGGGCCAGAAGCTCACCGTGGGTGCCACCAACCCGCACGACGTGCTGCGCATCCTCGGTCAGCGTGCGGTCCAGGTCCACCTGGTCGCCGAGGTCCAGAAGGTCTACAACTCGCAGGGCGTGTCGATCCACGACAAGCACATCGAGATCATCATCCGGCAGATGCTGCGCCGTGTGACGATCATCGAGTCCGGCGACGCGGAGCTGCTGCCGGGCGAGCTCGTCGAGCGCTCGAAGTTCGAGACCGAGAACCGTCGTGTGGTCACCGAGGGCGGTCACCCCGCCTCCGGCCGTCCGCAGCTGATGGGTATCACCAAGGCCTCGCTCGCCACCGAGTCGTGGCTGTCGGCGGCGTCCTTCCAGGAGACGACCCGAGTTCTGACGGATGCGGCGATCAACGCCAAGTCCGACAGCCTCATCGGCCTCAAGGAGAACGTCATCATCGGTAAGCTCATCCCGGCCGGTACGGGTCTGTCCCGCTACCGCAACATCCGGGTCGAGCCGACCGAGGAGGCCAAGGCCGCGATGTACTCGGCCGTCGGCTACGACGACATCGACTACTCGCCGTTCGGTTCGGGCTCCGGCCAGGCCGTTCCGCTGGAGGACTACGACTACGGTCCGTACAACCAGTAA
- a CDS encoding peptidoglycan-binding protein, giving the protein MATPLPADRLLAALRAEGVTVVEHPGWRTHNRNHTGAWGPVSGVMIHHTVSSGTASSVEMCFNGYAGLPGPLCHGVIAKDGTVHLVANGRANHAGGGDPSVLRAVVSETYGDRPPAPREHQGSGGAVDGNSRFYGFECVNLGNGSDPWPAAQLDAIERVSAALCRAHGWGAKSVIGHLEWSDWKSDPKGFGMPTLRQRVQTRLMKAPAKNTPGSGKPAAPRLQPFPGASFFRKETSSPVITAMGRRLVAEGCSAYTVGPGPRWSEADRLSYAKWQHKLGFRGSDADGLPGAASWSALKVPYTT; this is encoded by the coding sequence ATGGCCACTCCCCTCCCCGCGGACCGGCTCCTCGCCGCGCTCCGCGCCGAAGGCGTCACCGTCGTCGAGCACCCCGGCTGGCGCACCCACAACCGCAACCACACCGGCGCCTGGGGCCCGGTCAGCGGTGTGATGATCCACCACACCGTCTCCAGCGGCACCGCCTCCTCCGTCGAGATGTGCTTCAACGGCTACGCCGGCCTGCCCGGCCCGCTCTGCCACGGCGTCATCGCCAAGGACGGCACCGTCCACCTCGTCGCCAACGGCCGCGCCAACCACGCCGGCGGCGGCGACCCGTCCGTCCTCCGGGCCGTGGTCAGCGAGACGTACGGCGACCGGCCGCCCGCCCCGCGCGAACACCAGGGCAGCGGGGGCGCCGTCGACGGCAACTCCCGCTTCTACGGCTTCGAGTGCGTCAACCTCGGCAACGGCAGCGACCCCTGGCCGGCCGCCCAGCTCGACGCCATCGAACGCGTCTCGGCCGCCCTGTGCCGGGCCCACGGCTGGGGCGCCAAGTCCGTCATCGGCCACCTGGAGTGGTCCGACTGGAAGTCCGACCCCAAGGGCTTCGGCATGCCGACCCTGCGCCAGCGCGTCCAGACCCGCCTCATGAAGGCCCCCGCCAAGAACACCCCCGGCAGCGGAAAGCCCGCCGCCCCCCGCCTCCAGCCGTTCCCGGGCGCCTCGTTCTTCCGCAAGGAGACGAGCTCCCCGGTCATCACGGCCATGGGCCGCCGACTCGTCGCCGAGGGCTGCTCCGCGTACACCGTCGGCCCCGGCCCCCGCTGGAGCGAGGCCGACCGGCTCAGCTACGCGAAGTGGCAGCACAAGCTCGGCTTCCGCGGCTCCGACGCCGACGGCCTCCCCGGCGCCGCGTCCTGGAGCGCGCTGAAGGTCCCGTACACGACATAA